Proteins from a genomic interval of Lolium perenne isolate Kyuss_39 chromosome 1, Kyuss_2.0, whole genome shotgun sequence:
- the LOC127324369 gene encoding uncharacterized protein codes for MVGPIVIASAGLGMLAGLAMANRTDGLPAASRWDARPRCSTCSGTGREECLCNRWSDGDVGCGTCSGSGRKQCRSCGGSGTGRPLPARLVVQQQRLPTKPGRGGDYN; via the coding sequence ATGGTCGGGCCAATAGTGATCGCGTCAGCTGGGCTAGGGATGCTGGCGGGCTTGGCCATGGCGAACCGGACGGACGGTCTGCCGGCGGCTTCCAGGTGGGACGCGCGGCCGCGCTGCTCCACGTGCAGCGGCACCGGCCGGGAGGAGTGTCTCTGCAACCGCTGGTCCGACGGCGACGTCGGCTGCGGGACCTGCTCTGGGTCCGGCCGCAAACAGTGCCGCAGCTGCGGAGGCTCCGGCACCGGCCGGCCGCTCCCGGCGCGGCTCGTCGTCCAGCAGCAGAGGCTGCCCACCAAGCCCGGGCGGGGCGGAGACTACAACTGA
- the LOC127324313 gene encoding uncharacterized protein, whose protein sequence is MASNQEQASYRVGEAKGHTQEKTGQVMGAAKDKACEAKDRAAGLTGNGSGQGQGATDAARQKAGEARDKTSETAQAAKDKAAGTAQAAKDKTVESKDNTGSFLGEKTEAAKQKASETAQYAQERSSDAAHYAKESAVAGKDKTGGVLQQATETVKGAVVGAKDAVVNTLGMGGDNTTGKDTSSTADKITGRDQ, encoded by the exons ATGGCATCCAACCAGGAGCAGGCGAGCTACCGCGTCGGCGAGGCCAAGGGCCACACCCAG GAGAAAACGGGGCAGGTGATGGGTGCGGCAAAGGACAAGGCGTGCGAGGCCAAGGACCGGGCGGCGGGCCTGACGGGGAACGGGTCCGGCCAGGGGCAGGGCGCCACGGACGCCGCCAGGCAGAAGGCCGGCGAGGCCAGGGACAAGACGTCTGAGACGGCGCAGGCTGCGAAGGACAAGGCGGCTGGGACGGCGCAGGCCGCCAAGGACAAGACCGTCGAAAGCAAGGACAACACCGGCAGCTTCCTCGGCGAGAAGACGGAGGCGGCCAAGCAGAAGGCGTCCGAAACGGCGCAGTACGCGCAGGAGAGGTCCTCCGACGCGGCGCACTACGCCAAGGAGTCGGCCGTCGCCGGCAAGGACAAGACCGGCGGCGTGCTGCAACAGGCCACCGAGACGGTCAAAGGCGCGGTGGTCGGCGCCAAGGATGCTGTGGTGAACACGCTGGGCATGGGCGGCGATAACACCACTGGCAAGGACACCAGCAGCACCGCCGACAAGATAACCGGCAGGGATCAATAG